One part of the Roseomonas gilardii genome encodes these proteins:
- a CDS encoding glycosyltransferase family 9 protein, with product MRILFVTSTRIGDAVLSTGLLDHLLRAYPEARFTIACGPVAEGVFARMPRREETIVLAKRSLSLHWLELWRRVAGRRWDLVVDLRGSALAWTLRAGTRAVMRGGRRPGHRLGHIAETLALDPPPMPVAWTAPEDEARADALLGLAPAHLPGQVPILAPILALGPTANWSGKIWPWERFEALARRLTAPDGLLPGARIVVLGGPGEIERAIAAPLLEALRNHPGGVTDLLGQLSLPEAAAVLRRAALFVGNDSGLMHLSAAAGTPTLGLFGPTPADEYAPAGRAARAVIAADGSMEGLSVAQVAEAAAQLLPARLAA from the coding sequence ATGCGCATCCTCTTCGTCACCTCCACCCGCATCGGGGATGCGGTCCTGTCCACCGGGCTGCTGGACCACCTGCTGCGCGCCTATCCCGAGGCGCGCTTCACCATCGCCTGCGGGCCGGTGGCGGAGGGCGTCTTCGCCCGCATGCCGCGCCGCGAGGAGACCATCGTGCTCGCCAAGCGCAGCCTGTCGCTGCACTGGCTGGAGCTGTGGCGGCGCGTGGCGGGGCGGCGCTGGGACCTGGTGGTGGACCTGCGCGGCTCGGCCCTGGCCTGGACCCTGCGCGCCGGCACCCGCGCGGTGATGCGGGGCGGGCGCCGCCCGGGGCACCGGCTGGGCCATATCGCCGAGACGCTGGCCCTGGACCCGCCGCCGATGCCGGTGGCCTGGACGGCACCGGAGGACGAGGCGCGGGCGGACGCGCTGCTCGGACTGGCCCCGGCTCATCTCCCCGGGCAGGTCCCCATCCTGGCCCCCATCCTGGCCTTGGGGCCGACCGCCAACTGGTCCGGGAAGATCTGGCCCTGGGAGCGTTTCGAGGCGCTGGCCCGCAGGCTGACAGCGCCGGACGGGCTGCTGCCGGGTGCCCGGATCGTCGTGCTGGGCGGGCCGGGGGAGATCGAGCGGGCCATCGCCGCGCCGCTGCTGGAGGCGCTGCGGAACCATCCCGGCGGCGTCACCGACCTGCTGGGGCAGCTCTCCCTGCCGGAAGCGGCGGCGGTGCTGCGCCGCGCCGCGCTCTTCGTGGGCAATGATTCCGGGCTGATGCACCTTTCCGCCGCCGCCGGCACGCCGACGCTGGGCCTGTTCGGCCCGACCCCGGCCGATGAATACGCGCCCGCCGGCCGCGCCGCGCGGGCGGTGATCGCGGCGGATGGCAGCATGGAGGGCCTGTCCGTGGCGCAGGTGGCCGAGGCGGCCGCGCAGCTCCTGCCGGCGCGCCTGGCGGCGTGA
- a CDS encoding YgfZ/GcvT domain-containing protein, with translation MPIAYLPDRGVVEISGEDRATYLQGLISNDVAALAPGQAVWAALLTPQGKWLADFFVLAQPDRFLLDCERTQAEMLVAKLSRFRLRSKVALRDASAEFAVHAGWSSPAPAHGIVFADPRLPEAGWRALLDGAMHGAMDASAYALHRLELGLPGGSEDMEAEKSVLLEAGFDELHGVSWTKGCYMGQELTARTRYRGLVKRRLVPVAVDGPLPAPGTPVFRGEAEVGTMRSGLGGQGMALLRLEAITAGEPLRCGEASLTPRLSTWIHLPEKTA, from the coding sequence ATGCCGATCGCTTATCTGCCGGACCGTGGCGTGGTGGAGATCTCGGGCGAGGACCGGGCCACCTACCTTCAGGGTCTCATCTCCAACGACGTCGCCGCCCTGGCACCGGGGCAGGCCGTCTGGGCCGCGCTGCTGACCCCCCAGGGCAAGTGGCTGGCCGATTTCTTCGTGCTGGCCCAGCCGGACCGATTCCTGCTCGACTGCGAGCGGACCCAGGCGGAGATGCTGGTGGCGAAGCTGTCCCGCTTCCGCCTGCGCTCCAAGGTCGCGCTGCGCGATGCCTCGGCGGAATTCGCCGTCCATGCCGGATGGAGCAGCCCGGCCCCGGCGCACGGGATCGTCTTCGCCGATCCGCGCCTGCCCGAAGCCGGGTGGCGCGCCCTGCTGGACGGGGCGATGCACGGCGCCATGGATGCCTCCGCCTATGCGCTGCACCGGCTGGAACTCGGCCTGCCCGGCGGGTCCGAGGACATGGAGGCGGAGAAGTCCGTGCTGCTGGAGGCCGGGTTCGACGAGCTGCACGGCGTGTCCTGGACCAAGGGCTGCTACATGGGCCAGGAGCTGACCGCCCGCACCCGCTATCGCGGCCTGGTCAAGCGGCGCCTCGTTCCCGTGGCGGTGGATGGCCCGCTGCCCGCCCCCGGCACGCCGGTCTTCCGGGGCGAGGCCGAGGTCGGCACCATGCGGTCCGGCCTGGGCGGCCAGGGCATGGCCCTGCTGCGGCTGGAGGCGATCACGGCGGGCGAGCCGCTGCGCTGCGGCGAGGCCAGCCTGACGCCCCGTCTGTCCACCTGGATTCACCTGCCAGAAAAGACCGCCTGA